The Myotis daubentonii unplaced genomic scaffold, mMyoDau2.1 SCAFFOLD_94, whole genome shotgun sequence genome contains the following window.
ACAAAAGTCCCTGAAGGCTCTTTCCAGTGGGCTCTCAAGGTGGCCTTCAATGGAGAGGGGACAGCCTTCAACACAAAGTCTGTCATgcacacatgcccgggttgtaggctcaatccccagtaggaagtgtgcaggaggaggcagccaattgatgtttctcatcactgatgtttctctctcttcccccgccccccccttctctctgaaatcaataaaaattaaaaaaaaaaatttagaaaaagaaaaataagtattgAAGGAAATTGAAACACATGTAATCCAAAAGTGCTACAGAACTATAGGCCCCCTGCAGGCTTCTTCCAGGTAGCCAGATGCTAAGGATTAGTTTGACCGCAAAGCTGGTTTCTAGGATGCCAGGTTCGTGCCTGAGAACTATTatctggaacagtggttctcaaccttcctaaagccgcgaccctttaatacagttcctcatgttgtggtgacccccaaccataaaattattttcgttgctacttcataactgtgattttgctactgttatgaatcgcaatgtaaatatctgatatgctatatgtgttttccgatggtcgcgacccacaggttgagaaccgctggaggcTCACAGCGTGCGATGACAGCATAAAAAAATGGACATCCCAGGACAGGGCTCCCTACATTTTTGATGCTCAAGACCCCTTTACAATATATAACAGTTTAGAGAGAccttccccccaacacacacatacacttcaCTCTGGCCTACGGGTAATGTTAGGGATGTGCGTGTCAATTACAAAACCTCCTTAGGTTTTGCAACCCAATTATTATGAAGGGGTCTGATCTCTAATAGCCTGGCATGACAAAATACAGCTACATACGAGAGAGGAAAGTATACTACAAAAGAAAATTGATGTGAAAGATCTCAGGGAGGGCAGAATACCTTTTAGGAGCAAAAGAGCAAGGAGAGGATCTGCCACAAGCAGGAAGTAAAGGTTCACCCTATTCAGaaaacagtatatattttaatgcaTCACTATCAACTCTATACCATTTCAAATGCACTTGGAAAGCCTGTTTACCTTTTTCATTAACTCACTTCTGGTAGTAAATTGTGGCAGGTCTTCCACTTCAATCCCATCAGCCATTTCCATCACCTTGTCTAAAAGGTCTTTGTTGTAACTGCACAATAAAAAGTAGTAAGGTTAAAAACCTTGGGAAAAAATTGCTTGTCAGTATGGGGCTAACAAGAAACTGCAGGTAAAGGGACCGTAAACTCAATTCTCAGAGGACTGATTTGATACTACAGGGGAAATCAATACATGTTCAGCAGCAGGTTAGTTAACAGTTCTTCCTGTTGGGAATACAGAAGTGGCTCTAGGAATGCCAAGAGAACAGGTATTTCAAAACAAATTTGCAAAACAAGCAAAACATTCACAAAAATAGAGGCACTGTACATCTGGCAGTACATATTCATGCATATGGTATGGCAGCCAAAAACTTTGTAGTTTCTGAACACATGGAATGTTGgtctaatgaaaataaaattatttgttcatttatccaACTTTCTGACATTTGCCGAATCTCGGATCCTGTTAACCAGGATTTCCCAGGGGCGCCTAGAAGGCAGAGAAAAGAGATGGATGTGACTGGCAAGATTTGCTTCCCCAAATCTTGTTCTAATAACCCCCAACATCTGAAAGCATAATCAAGTGAATTAGGGGTAGGTGACAAGAGTCAGACAACCAGGAGTAAGCTGAGTCATTTTATTGTAACATAATTTCAGGAAACGCTCAAATAAAAGGAGATGGGAGCCTCAAGATCTGTCACCTTCTtcatggctggggaggggggagatgcaagACACCTGTTACTTCCCTGAGAGGAAAGGCAGTGAGGCAAAAGCTGGCTCTGGCTCAGGGTCCAGcaggctggggagtggggagatgaAGGCGAGGGCCACAGATTACATCCTGCCAGAAGCTGCAAGGCCCTACGTATGTCACCTCCCCTCTCTCAGCTTCTTCATATGTAAATTGGGGACCTCAGTTTTCGTCTCTGCATTTGCCATGTGGGTGAACGGAGCTAATGGACTTGAAATGCACTCTGCAGAGGTGACGGCTGGGGCTCACACTAGCAATACAAATAACGGCAATTTCAGAGGCCAGCATGTACTGAGCTCTTGCCAGATGGCAGCCTGTGTGCTAGGTGCTTTTCACCCTTCAATACTGTAATCTTCACAACGCATTTTCCCAACGAAGAccccgaggctcagagaggccacaCACATCTTCCCAAGGGGCAGGCCCAGGGTGGGAATCGGACGCAGGCCTGGCCAGTGCGGCTGGAGGCCGGGGGCGGGGTCCGCCTGGGCCAGAGCGGCGGGTCGGAAGGCGGGGGGCCGGGTCATCCAGCCGGCAGGGGACcgcacctgcaacccaggaagaGGTGGTTGGCCCAGACCATGGAGAGGGACAGCAGCTGGTCCAGGCGGCCGCCGCCGTCCGGCGGGTCGCGGTAGTCGGGCAGGTGGCGCAGGATGAACTCCATGCGGGCCTTCCATTGCTTCTCGCTCTCCGAGTAGGAGCGGAACTGCTCGGCGAAGTCGGTCGCCTGCcgcaccccagaaaccagctccTCCACCGCCGCGGCGGCATCCCCACCCACCATGACGCCCTCCGCCGCCGAGGGCCAGGCCCGCCAGCCACCTTCCCGCGCCGCCTTCCCGACACGCACCGCGCCGCTCCCCGGCGGCTAGAGGGGCCCGGGCGGCGCGCGACTGCGCCGGAGGACCGGCCTGGAGCGCCCTCGCCGGGCGCGGCGGCCTCACCGGCCCGGCCGCTCCGATCTCCGCAGCCCTGGGCTCCGGGGCGGTTCTCCGCGGACCCCTGGGGGAACCCGTAGGGAAACCGAGGCCCCCAAGCGCAGGGACCAGGCGCCCCTTTCTCTCCCTCGGCAGCTGGAGGCACAGCTGTGCTGTGTCCTTGCCCTGAGGGTGCCCCGGGCGCCCGGCTCGCGGACGAATTTCCTCAGTTCGGGGGACTTTTCCGTGCAGCTGCTCCGGTTCCGTCTGTGACTCCCAGAGGTCGCCACGCCGCACCCAGGTGGTGGGGGACCCGCCTTCCTGGAGCGAGCCATTCATCCAGTTACGGACCCGCCAGGCCCTCTGCAATGAGAGCAAACCCAGAGGCCTGCTTTCATGAACTTGATCATCTGCTGAGGGAGCCATTGGTGAAACACCTAACTGTTCAAGTGAAAATGTCCAACGTTGACAAATTTTAATAAGGAAGAGGTCCAGAGTGCTAGGCGTCCAAACAAGCAAGGAACCTGCTCCAGACCTGGGGGGCCAAGGAAATGATGCTGGATGCTGGGAGCTGAGCAGGCGTTAACCACGCACAGAGGAGAAGGCCATGGCAAGAGAGGGCCTGGCCTGGTGAGAACAGCAAGAGCTGTGTGCCAAGGCCCGGGAGTGGAGGACAGTGGAGGAGGTGAGGCCACGGACATCCGCAAGGACCGCAGGCCGCGGCAGAGACTGTGGGCCAGATCCTAAGAGGaatggggagccactgaaggaTTTTAACCCAAACAGGGACACCTGTGTTTCCAAAA
Protein-coding sequences here:
- the LOC132225770 gene encoding CDKN2AIP N-terminal-like protein isoform X2, which encodes MVGGDAAAAVEELVSGVRQATDFAEQFRSYSESEKQWKARMEFILRHLPDYRDPPDGGGRLDQLLSLSMVWANHLFLGCSYNKDLLDKVMEMADGIEVEDLPQFTTRSELMKKHQS
- the LOC132225770 gene encoding CDKN2AIP N-terminal-like protein isoform X1, encoding MVGGDAAAAVEELVSGVRQATDFAEQFRSYSESEKQWKARMEFILRHLPDYRDPPDGGGRLDQLLSLSMVWANHLFLGCSYNKDLLDKVMEMADGIEVEDLPQFTTRTSKLRQKIHHIFIISYRLERKNVTLTTEALLQLLVLPTCREEAVEMKVAF